The Pseudomonas sp. R4-35-07 genome contains a region encoding:
- the dnaE gene encoding DNA polymerase III subunit alpha, translated as MPASFVHLRLHTEYSLVDGLVRIKPLVKTLVGMNMPAVAVTDQNNMCSLVKFYKNAMGAGIKPICGADLWLSNKDPDNPLSRISLLAMNGVGYRNLTELISRGFIDGQRNGSIIIEREWVAQASEGLIMLSAAKEGEIGIALLGGNPQEAEVLAREWMQVFPDRFYLEVQRTNRPNDEEHLHAAVALADKLGAPLVATNDVRFIKKEDFEAHETRVCIGEGRALDDPRRSKNYSEEQYLKSAEEMAELFSDLPEALENSVEIAKRCNIEVKLGKHFLPNFPIPDGMTIDEYFRKVSFDGLEERLSVLLPKDTTEDYEAKRQVYVDRLNFELDIIIQMGFPGYFLIVMDFIQWAKSNGVPVGPGRGSGAGSLVAYVQKITDLDPLEYDLLFERFLNPERVSMPDFDVDFCMDGRDRVIEYVAEKYGRNAVSQIITFGSMAAKAVIRDVARVQGKSYGLADRLSKMIPFEVGMTLEKAYEQEEILRDFIKVDEEAAEIWDMARKLEGVVRNVGKHAGGVVIAPTKLTDFSPIYCDEEGGGLVTQFDKDDVEAAGLVKFDFLGLRTLTIIDWALKTINRDRAKVGEEPLDIAFIPLDDKPTYSLLQKAETTAVFQLESRGMKELIKKLKPDCLEDLIALVALFRPGPLQSGMVDDFINRKHGRAELAYPHSDYQYEGLKPVLAPTYGIILYQEQVMQIAQVMAGYTLGGADMLRRAMGKKKPEEMAKQRGGFIEGCATNNIDADLAGNIFDLVEKFAGYGFNKSHSAAYGLVSYQTAWLKAHYPAPFMAAVLSADMHNTDKVVTLIEEVRTMKLRLDAPDVNASEFKFTVNDEGRIIYGLGAIKGVGEGPVEAITEARQDGPFKDLFDFCARVDLKRINKRTLDGLIRSGALDRLGPYFHDEPKAYQANIDRNRAVLLTAMEEAIKAAEQTARTHDSGHADLFGGLFVEEDADVYANHRKAKELTLKERLKGEKDTLGLYLTGHPIDEYEGEIRRFARQRIIDLKPARDTQTVAGMIIALRVMKNKKGDKMGFITLDDRSGRIEASLFADAFHSAQSLLQTDAMVVVEGEVSNDDFSGGLRLRIKRVMSMEDARTNLAESLRLKVKTEALKGDQLRWLGDLLKRHRGACPVTMEYTGNDAKAMLQFGETWRIDPADGLIQALRDQFGRDNVFLQYR; from the coding sequence ATGCCGGCTTCATTCGTTCATCTACGCCTGCACACTGAATACTCCCTGGTCGACGGCCTCGTACGGATCAAACCGCTGGTCAAGACCCTGGTGGGCATGAACATGCCAGCGGTAGCGGTTACCGACCAGAACAACATGTGTTCCCTGGTCAAGTTCTACAAAAACGCCATGGGCGCAGGTATCAAGCCGATCTGCGGCGCCGACCTGTGGCTGTCCAACAAGGATCCGGATAACCCCCTGAGCCGCATCAGCCTGCTGGCGATGAACGGCGTGGGTTATCGCAACCTGACCGAACTGATTTCCCGTGGCTTCATCGATGGTCAGCGCAACGGCTCGATCATCATCGAGCGCGAGTGGGTCGCACAAGCCAGCGAAGGCTTGATCATGCTCTCGGCCGCCAAAGAGGGCGAGATCGGTATCGCGCTGCTCGGCGGCAACCCGCAGGAAGCCGAAGTGCTCGCCCGCGAGTGGATGCAGGTGTTCCCTGACCGCTTCTACCTGGAAGTGCAGCGCACCAATCGCCCCAACGATGAAGAGCACCTGCACGCCGCCGTGGCCCTGGCCGACAAGCTGGGCGCGCCGCTGGTGGCAACCAACGATGTGCGTTTTATCAAGAAGGAAGATTTCGAGGCCCACGAGACCCGCGTGTGCATCGGCGAGGGCCGGGCCCTGGATGACCCGCGTCGCTCCAAGAACTACAGCGAAGAGCAGTACCTCAAAAGCGCCGAGGAAATGGCCGAGCTGTTCAGCGACTTGCCCGAGGCCTTGGAAAACTCCGTCGAGATCGCCAAGCGCTGCAATATCGAAGTGAAGCTGGGCAAGCACTTCCTGCCCAACTTCCCGATACCCGATGGCATGACCATCGACGAGTACTTCCGCAAGGTGTCGTTCGACGGCCTGGAAGAGCGGCTCAGCGTGCTGCTGCCTAAGGACACCACCGAAGACTACGAAGCCAAGCGCCAGGTCTACGTCGACCGGCTGAATTTCGAGCTGGATATCATCATCCAGATGGGGTTCCCCGGTTACTTCCTGATCGTGATGGACTTTATCCAGTGGGCCAAGAGCAACGGCGTACCGGTCGGTCCGGGCCGGGGGTCAGGTGCTGGCTCGCTGGTGGCCTACGTGCAGAAGATCACCGACCTCGACCCGTTGGAATATGACCTGCTGTTCGAACGTTTCCTCAACCCGGAACGGGTTTCCATGCCCGACTTCGACGTCGACTTCTGCATGGACGGTCGCGACCGCGTGATCGAATACGTGGCCGAAAAATACGGTCGCAATGCGGTCAGCCAGATCATCACCTTCGGTTCCATGGCGGCCAAGGCAGTTATCCGCGACGTGGCCCGGGTGCAGGGCAAATCCTACGGCCTGGCCGACCGCCTGTCGAAGATGATCCCGTTCGAAGTGGGCATGACCCTGGAAAAAGCCTACGAGCAGGAAGAGATTCTGCGCGACTTTATCAAGGTCGATGAAGAAGCCGCCGAAATCTGGGACATGGCACGCAAGCTCGAAGGCGTGGTGCGTAACGTCGGTAAACACGCCGGTGGCGTGGTGATTGCGCCTACCAAGCTGACCGACTTCTCGCCGATCTACTGCGATGAAGAGGGCGGCGGCCTGGTGACCCAGTTCGACAAGGATGACGTGGAGGCGGCCGGCCTGGTGAAGTTCGACTTCCTCGGCCTGCGCACCCTGACGATCATCGACTGGGCGCTCAAGACCATCAACCGCGACCGCGCCAAGGTCGGCGAGGAACCGCTGGATATCGCCTTTATCCCGCTGGACGACAAGCCGACCTACAGCCTGCTGCAAAAAGCCGAAACCACTGCGGTGTTCCAGCTTGAGTCGCGCGGCATGAAGGAGCTGATCAAAAAGCTCAAGCCCGACTGCCTGGAAGACTTGATCGCACTGGTGGCCCTGTTCCGTCCTGGGCCGCTGCAATCGGGCATGGTGGATGACTTTATCAACCGTAAGCACGGCCGCGCCGAACTGGCGTACCCGCACTCCGATTACCAGTACGAAGGCCTCAAGCCGGTACTGGCGCCCACCTACGGCATCATCCTGTATCAGGAACAGGTGATGCAGATCGCCCAGGTGATGGCGGGTTACACCCTCGGCGGTGCGGACATGCTGCGTCGCGCCATGGGTAAAAAGAAACCCGAAGAAATGGCCAAGCAACGCGGCGGTTTCATCGAGGGCTGCGCCACCAACAATATTGACGCGGATCTGGCCGGTAACATCTTCGACCTGGTAGAGAAATTCGCCGGTTACGGCTTCAACAAATCCCACTCCGCTGCGTACGGCCTGGTTTCGTACCAGACCGCCTGGTTGAAAGCCCACTATCCGGCGCCGTTCATGGCCGCGGTACTCTCGGCGGATATGCACAACACCGACAAGGTCGTGACCTTGATCGAGGAAGTGCGCACCATGAAGCTGCGCCTCGACGCGCCGGACGTGAACGCCTCGGAGTTCAAGTTCACGGTGAACGACGAAGGCCGCATCATTTATGGCCTCGGTGCGATCAAAGGCGTAGGTGAGGGGCCGGTGGAAGCCATCACCGAAGCGCGTCAGGACGGGCCTTTCAAGGATCTGTTCGACTTCTGCGCACGGGTTGACCTCAAGCGTATCAACAAGCGCACCCTCGATGGCCTGATCCGCAGCGGTGCGCTGGACCGTCTCGGCCCGTATTTCCATGATGAGCCGAAGGCTTACCAGGCCAATATCGACCGCAACCGCGCGGTGTTGCTCACCGCCATGGAAGAAGCGATCAAGGCCGCCGAACAGACTGCCCGTACCCATGACAGCGGCCACGCCGACCTGTTTGGCGGACTGTTCGTCGAAGAAGATGCGGATGTGTATGCCAACCACCGCAAGGCCAAGGAGTTGACTCTCAAGGAACGTCTCAAGGGTGAGAAAGACACCTTGGGCCTGTACCTCACGGGTCACCCGATTGACGAGTACGAGGGTGAGATTCGCCGTTTCGCCCGTCAGCGCATCATCGACCTGAAGCCGGCCCGGGATACCCAGACGGTTGCCGGCATGATCATCGCCTTGCGGGTGATGAAAAATAAGAAGGGCGACAAGATGGGTTTTATCACCCTCGACGACCGCTCGGGCCGGATCGAAGCGTCACTGTTTGCCGACGCGTTCCACTCCGCCCAGTCGCTGCTGCAGACCGATGCCATGGTGGTGGTGGAAGGGGAGGTCAGCAACGACGACTTCTCCGGCGGCCTGCGCCTGCGCATCAAGCGCGTGATGAGCATGGAAGATGCGCGTACCAACCTGGCCGAAAGCCTGCGCCTGAAGGTCAAGACCGAAGCACTCAAGGGCGATCAGCTACGCTGGTTGGGTGACCTGCTCAAGCGTCACCGTGGTGCATGCCCGGTAACCATGGAGTACACCGGCAACGACGCCAAGGCCATGCTGCAGTTTGGCGAGACCTGGCGAATTGATCCCGCTGACGGCTTGATTCAGGCATTGCGTGACCAGTTCGGCCGTGACAACGTCTTTCTCCAATACCGCTGA
- a CDS encoding acetyl-CoA carboxylase carboxyltransferase subunit alpha, with product MNPNFLDFEQPIADLQAKIEELRLVGNDNSLNIGDEIARLQDKSSTLTEDIFGKLTSWQIARLARHPRRPYTLDYIQHIFTEFDELHGDRHFSDDAAIVGGIARLDDQPVMVIGHQKGREVREKVRRNFGMPRPEGYRKACRLMEMAERFKMPILTFIDTPGAYPGIDAEERNQSEAIAWNLRVMARLKTPIIATVIGEGGSGGALAIGVCDQLNMLQYSTYAVISPEGCASILWKTAEKAPDAAEAMGITADRLKGLGIVDKVIAEPLGGAHRDPAAAAATIRAELGSQLAMLKKLDNEALLARRYERLMSYGL from the coding sequence ATGAACCCGAATTTTCTTGATTTCGAACAGCCGATCGCTGACCTGCAAGCCAAGATCGAAGAGCTGCGCCTGGTCGGCAATGACAATTCGCTGAATATCGGCGATGAGATCGCCCGCCTGCAAGACAAGAGCAGCACGCTCACCGAAGACATTTTCGGCAAGCTGACCAGCTGGCAGATCGCGCGCCTGGCTCGCCACCCGCGCCGTCCGTACACCCTGGACTACATTCAGCACATCTTCACCGAGTTCGACGAGCTGCATGGCGACCGCCACTTCTCCGACGACGCGGCCATCGTGGGCGGTATCGCTCGGCTGGACGACCAACCGGTGATGGTGATCGGCCATCAGAAAGGCCGTGAAGTGCGCGAAAAAGTGCGTCGCAACTTCGGCATGCCGCGTCCGGAAGGCTACCGCAAGGCTTGCCGCCTGATGGAAATGGCCGAACGCTTCAAGATGCCAATCCTGACCTTCATCGACACCCCGGGTGCCTACCCAGGTATCGATGCCGAAGAGCGCAACCAGAGCGAAGCGATTGCCTGGAACCTGCGCGTCATGGCGCGCCTGAAAACCCCTATCATCGCGACTGTGATCGGTGAAGGCGGTTCCGGCGGCGCATTGGCCATTGGCGTCTGCGACCAACTGAACATGTTGCAGTATTCGACCTACGCGGTGATTTCGCCGGAAGGTTGCGCCTCCATTCTGTGGAAAACCGCCGAAAAGGCGCCGGACGCTGCTGAGGCCATGGGCATCACCGCTGATCGCCTCAAGGGCCTGGGGATCGTTGATAAAGTCATCGCCGAGCCACTGGGCGGCGCGCATCGTGATCCGGCTGCGGCTGCGGCGACTATCCGTGCCGAACTGGGCTCGCAACTGGCGATGCTCAAGAAGCTGGATAACGAAGCGCTGCTGGCCCGTCGTTACGAGCGCCTGATGAGCTACGGTCTCTAA
- the tilS gene encoding tRNA lysidine(34) synthetase TilS, translating to MKPLLSAKLLKTLAPWCNAPAWHVAFSGGLDSTVLLHLLASLANIPPLRAVHVHHGLQTAADAWPGHCQRVCDGLNVPLRVMRVQVPPGASLERAARDARYLAFAEVTGVGEVLLTGQHRDDQAETLLFRLLRGAGVRGLAAMPAHRALAQGHLVRPLLNVTRVELEAYAQAHHLQWIEDPSNADPRFSRNYLRHRVFPVLAQRWPQVVSSLARTAEHLEQAQGLLDELAAMDLQRADQPSLFSWLPLRSLAITPLRELSDARQRNALRHWLAPLTRLPDSDHWAGWYSMRDAKDDAQPLWRLADGELHRSGERIWWLPSTWSEFSDASVSWPNPQKPLELPGNGQLKLIGGAPEGPLEIRYRQGGEIIEVPGRGRRDLKRLLNECGMPGFVRGRLPLLYRGERLLAVPTLAGLWASTPNDWQLHWLPQTCDQGLS from the coding sequence ATGAAGCCACTTTTATCCGCCAAACTCCTGAAAACCCTGGCCCCCTGGTGCAACGCCCCGGCCTGGCATGTCGCTTTTTCGGGTGGCCTCGATTCCACCGTCCTGTTGCATCTCTTGGCCTCTCTGGCAAACATTCCTCCTCTGCGTGCTGTGCATGTTCACCATGGTTTGCAAACTGCCGCTGACGCCTGGCCCGGCCATTGTCAGCGAGTATGTGACGGCTTGAACGTGCCCTTGCGGGTGATGCGCGTGCAGGTACCGCCCGGCGCCAGCCTTGAGCGCGCGGCCCGTGATGCGCGTTATCTGGCCTTTGCCGAGGTGACCGGGGTAGGGGAGGTGCTGCTCACCGGCCAGCATCGCGACGATCAGGCTGAAACCCTGTTGTTCCGCCTGTTGCGCGGCGCCGGGGTGCGTGGGCTTGCGGCAATGCCCGCGCATCGCGCTTTGGCGCAAGGTCATCTGGTGCGCCCGCTGCTGAATGTCACCCGTGTCGAGCTGGAAGCCTACGCCCAGGCCCATCATTTACAGTGGATCGAAGACCCTTCGAACGCTGATCCGCGTTTCTCCCGTAATTATCTGCGGCACCGCGTCTTCCCGGTGCTGGCGCAGCGCTGGCCTCAAGTGGTGTCAAGCCTGGCCCGCACGGCTGAACATCTGGAGCAAGCCCAAGGCTTGCTCGATGAGCTGGCCGCCATGGACCTGCAGCGCGCCGATCAACCTTCGTTGTTTTCCTGGTTGCCTTTGCGCTCCCTGGCTATTACGCCCTTGCGCGAGCTTTCCGATGCACGCCAGCGCAACGCGCTGCGCCATTGGCTGGCTCCACTCACCCGCCTGCCCGACAGCGACCACTGGGCTGGCTGGTATTCCATGCGCGATGCCAAGGATGATGCACAGCCCCTATGGCGTCTGGCTGACGGCGAGTTGCACCGCAGCGGCGAGCGCATCTGGTGGCTGCCCTCTACATGGTCGGAATTTTCCGACGCATCGGTGAGCTGGCCCAATCCGCAAAAACCATTGGAGTTACCCGGCAATGGTCAGTTGAAACTGATTGGCGGGGCGCCTGAAGGTCCGCTGGAAATCCGCTACCGCCAGGGCGGTGAAATCATCGAAGTGCCAGGTCGTGGCCGGCGCGACCTCAAGCGCCTGCTCAATGAGTGCGGCATGCCCGGGTTCGTCCGTGGCAGATTGCCGCTGCTGTATCGGGGCGAGCGGTTGCTGGCTGTCCCAACGCTTGCGGGGCTATGGGCCAGCACGCCGAACGACTGGCAATTGCATTGGTTGCCACAGACCTGCGATCAAGGTTTGAGCTGA
- a CDS encoding CTP synthase produces the protein MTRYIFVTGGVVSSLGKGIASASLAAILEARGLKVTMLKLDPYINVDPGTMSPFQHGEVFVTHDGAETDLDLGHYERFIRTTMTQNNNFTTGRVYEHVLRKERRGDYLGATIQVIPHITDEIKRRIIKGAGDADVAMVEIGGTVGDIESQPFLEAIRQLRFEVGAKRAMLMHLTLVPYIATAGETKTKPTQHSVKELRSIGLQPDVLVCRSDHPIDISSRRKIAQFTNVEERAVIALEDADTIYKIPGILHSQGLDDFVVERFGLQCNGADLSEWEAVVDAKLNPEHEVTIAMVGKYMELLDAYKSLIEAMSHAGISNRTKVNLRYIDSEDIENQGTALLEGVDAILVPGGFGLRGVEGKITAVQYARENKVPYLGICLGMQVAVIEFARNVLGWKDANSTEFDHTSGHPVVGLITEWEDATGAVETRTEASDLGGTMRLGAQDCLLEAGSLVHDCYGKDVIVERHRHRYEVNNNLLPQIKEAGLKISGRSGDGKLVEVVEAPDHPWFVACQFHPEFTSTPRDGHPLFSGFVKAALTQHQKKA, from the coding sequence ATGACGCGCTACATATTCGTCACGGGCGGTGTTGTTTCTTCATTGGGGAAAGGCATTGCCTCCGCTTCATTGGCGGCCATCCTGGAGGCGCGGGGGCTTAAAGTCACCATGCTCAAGCTGGACCCGTACATCAACGTCGACCCGGGCACCATGAGCCCGTTCCAGCACGGTGAAGTGTTCGTCACCCATGACGGCGCCGAGACCGACCTGGACCTGGGCCACTACGAGCGGTTCATCCGCACGACCATGACCCAGAACAACAACTTCACCACCGGCCGTGTCTACGAGCACGTGCTGCGCAAGGAGCGCCGTGGTGATTACCTGGGTGCAACCATCCAGGTGATCCCGCACATCACCGACGAAATCAAGCGCCGCATCATCAAGGGTGCAGGCGATGCCGACGTGGCGATGGTCGAGATCGGTGGCACCGTGGGTGACATTGAATCCCAACCGTTCCTCGAAGCCATTCGCCAGTTGCGTTTCGAAGTCGGCGCCAAGCGCGCGATGCTGATGCACCTCACCCTGGTGCCGTACATCGCCACTGCCGGCGAAACCAAAACCAAGCCAACCCAGCACTCGGTCAAGGAACTGCGTTCCATTGGCCTGCAGCCGGACGTGCTGGTCTGCCGCTCCGATCACCCGATCGATATTTCCTCGCGTCGCAAGATCGCGCAGTTCACCAACGTTGAAGAACGTGCGGTGATCGCCCTGGAAGACGCCGACACCATCTACAAGATCCCGGGCATCCTGCATTCCCAGGGCCTGGATGATTTTGTGGTCGAGCGTTTCGGCCTGCAGTGCAACGGCGCGGACCTGTCCGAGTGGGAAGCCGTGGTCGACGCCAAGCTCAACCCTGAGCATGAAGTCACCATCGCCATGGTCGGCAAGTACATGGAACTGCTCGACGCGTACAAATCCCTGATCGAAGCGATGAGTCACGCCGGCATCAGCAACCGTACCAAGGTCAACCTGCGCTACATCGATTCCGAAGACATCGAGAACCAGGGCACCGCGCTGCTCGAAGGTGTCGACGCGATCCTCGTACCGGGCGGTTTCGGCCTGCGTGGCGTGGAAGGCAAGATCACCGCCGTGCAATACGCTCGCGAGAACAAGGTGCCCTACCTGGGTATCTGCCTGGGCATGCAGGTGGCCGTCATCGAGTTCGCCCGTAACGTGCTGGGCTGGAAAGACGCCAACTCCACCGAGTTCGATCACACCAGCGGCCACCCGGTCGTGGGCCTGATCACCGAGTGGGAAGACGCCACCGGTGCCGTCGAAACCCGTACCGAAGCCTCCGACCTGGGCGGCACCATGCGCCTGGGCGCACAGGACTGCCTGCTGGAAGCCGGTTCGCTGGTACACGACTGCTACGGCAAGGACGTGATCGTCGAGCGTCACCGTCACCGCTACGAAGTGAACAACAACCTGCTGCCGCAGATCAAAGAAGCGGGCCTGAAGATTTCCGGCCGCTCCGGTGACGGCAAGCTGGTTGAAGTGGTCGAGGCACCGGATCATCCGTGGTTCGTGGCCTGCCAGTTCCACCCTGAGTTCACCTCGACGCCGCGCGACGGTCACCCGCTGTTCAGCGGTTTCGTCAAAGCGGCACTGACGCAACATCAGAAGAAGGCATAA
- the kdsA gene encoding 3-deoxy-8-phosphooctulonate synthase, producing the protein MAQKIIRVGDIEIANDKPMVLFGGMNVLESRDMAMQVCEEYVRVTQKLGIPYVFKASFDKANRSSVTSYRGPGLEEGMRIFQDIKQAFGVPIITDVHEPEQAAVVAEVCDIIQLPAFLSRQTDLVVAMAKTGAVINIKKAQFLAPQEMKHILSKCVEAGNDQLILCERGSSFGYNNLVVDMLGFGIMKQFEYPVFFDVTHALQMPGGRADSAGGRRAQVLDLAKAGISQSLAGLFLEAHPDPDNAKCDGPCALRLDKLEPFLAQLKQLDELVKSFPTVETA; encoded by the coding sequence ATGGCCCAGAAGATCATTCGCGTAGGCGACATCGAGATTGCCAACGACAAGCCCATGGTGCTGTTCGGCGGCATGAACGTACTGGAAAGCCGCGACATGGCGATGCAGGTCTGTGAAGAGTACGTGCGGGTTACCCAGAAGTTGGGGATCCCCTATGTATTCAAGGCCAGCTTCGACAAGGCCAACCGTTCGTCCGTGACCTCCTATCGCGGCCCGGGCCTTGAAGAAGGCATGCGGATCTTCCAGGACATCAAGCAAGCCTTCGGCGTGCCGATCATCACTGACGTCCACGAGCCCGAGCAGGCTGCCGTGGTCGCCGAGGTGTGCGACATCATCCAGCTGCCGGCCTTCCTGTCGCGCCAGACCGACCTCGTGGTCGCCATGGCCAAGACTGGCGCGGTGATCAATATCAAGAAAGCCCAGTTCCTCGCGCCCCAGGAAATGAAACATATCCTGAGCAAGTGCGTGGAAGCGGGTAACGACCAATTGATCCTGTGCGAGCGTGGTTCGAGCTTCGGCTATAACAACCTCGTGGTGGACATGCTCGGTTTCGGCATCATGAAACAGTTCGAATACCCGGTGTTCTTCGACGTGACCCACGCGTTGCAAATGCCCGGTGGTCGCGCCGATTCCGCCGGCGGTCGCCGTGCCCAGGTGCTGGACCTGGCCAAGGCGGGCATCAGCCAGTCCCTGGCCGGCCTGTTCCTGGAAGCCCACCCGGACCCGGACAACGCCAAGTGCGACGGCCCCTGTGCCCTGCGCCTGGACAAGCTGGAGCCGTTCCTGGCCCAGCTCAAGCAGTTGGACGAACTGGTCAAGAGTTTTCCGACGGTAGAGACCGCGTAA
- the eno gene encoding phosphopyruvate hydratase has translation MAKIVDIKGREVLDSRGNPTVEADVLLDNGIIGSACAPSGASTGSREALELRDGDKSRYLGKGVLKAVANINGPIRDLLLGKDPLDQKALDHAMIKLDGTENKGSLGANAILAVSLAAAKAAAQDQDLPLYAHIANLNGTPGVYSMPVPMMNIINGGEHADNNVDIQEFMVQPVGAKTFSEGLRMGTEIFHHLKAVLKARGLSTAVGDEGGFAPNLASNEDALKVISEAVANAGYTLGTDVTLALDCAASEFYEDGKYNLSGEGQVFNSEGFAEYLKGLTQRYPIISIEDGLDESDWDGWKILTDKIGEKIQLVGDDLFVTNTKILKEGIDKKIANSILIKFNQIGTLTETLEAIQMAKAAGYTAVISHRSGETEDSTIADLAVGTSAGQIKTGSLCRSDRVSKYNQLLRIEEQLAGKAKYNGRSEFRG, from the coding sequence ATGGCAAAAATCGTCGACATCAAAGGTCGTGAAGTTCTCGACTCCCGTGGCAACCCCACCGTCGAAGCCGACGTGCTTCTCGATAACGGCATCATCGGCAGCGCCTGCGCGCCGTCCGGTGCTTCCACAGGTTCCCGTGAAGCGCTGGAACTGCGTGATGGCGACAAGAGCCGTTACCTGGGCAAGGGTGTACTCAAGGCGGTAGCCAACATCAATGGCCCGATCCGTGACCTGTTGCTGGGCAAGGACCCGCTGGACCAGAAAGCCCTGGACCACGCGATGATCAAGCTCGACGGCACCGAAAACAAAGGCAGCCTGGGCGCCAACGCGATCCTCGCCGTGTCCCTGGCCGCCGCCAAGGCCGCCGCCCAGGACCAGGACCTGCCGCTGTACGCGCACATCGCCAACCTGAACGGTACGCCGGGCGTGTACTCGATGCCGGTGCCGATGATGAACATCATCAACGGTGGCGAGCACGCCGATAACAACGTCGACATCCAGGAATTCATGGTGCAGCCGGTTGGCGCCAAGACCTTCTCCGAAGGCCTGCGCATGGGCACCGAGATTTTCCATCACCTCAAGGCTGTGCTGAAGGCCCGAGGCCTGAGCACTGCAGTGGGTGACGAAGGTGGTTTCGCACCAAACCTGGCGTCCAACGAAGATGCACTCAAAGTGATCTCCGAAGCTGTGGCCAACGCCGGCTACACACTGGGCACCGACGTGACCCTGGCCCTGGACTGCGCTGCCAGCGAATTCTATGAAGATGGCAAGTACAACCTGTCCGGCGAAGGCCAGGTGTTCAATTCCGAAGGCTTTGCCGAATACCTGAAGGGCCTGACCCAGCGCTACCCGATCATCTCGATCGAAGACGGCCTGGATGAGTCCGACTGGGACGGCTGGAAAATTCTCACCGACAAGATCGGCGAAAAAATCCAGTTGGTGGGCGACGACCTGTTCGTGACCAACACCAAGATCCTGAAAGAAGGCATCGACAAGAAGATCGCCAACTCGATCCTGATCAAGTTCAACCAGATCGGCACCCTGACCGAAACCCTGGAAGCCATCCAGATGGCCAAGGCTGCGGGCTACACCGCCGTGATCTCGCACCGCTCCGGCGAAACCGAAGATTCGACCATTGCCGACCTGGCCGTGGGCACCTCGGCGGGCCAGATCAAGACCGGTTCCCTGTGCCGTTCCGACCGCGTGTCCAAGTACAACCAATTGCTGCGCATCGAAGAGCAATTGGCGGGTAAAGCCAAGTACAACGGTCGCAGCGAGTTTCGCGGCTGA
- the ftsB gene encoding cell division protein FtsB → MRSPNWLFLVLLLLLAGLQYRLWVGNGSFAQVEELTQQIADQHAENERLLERNRVLDAEVLELKKGTETVEERARHELGMVKEGETLYQLAQ, encoded by the coding sequence ATGCGCAGTCCCAATTGGTTGTTCCTCGTCTTGCTCTTGTTGCTGGCTGGCCTGCAGTACCGCCTATGGGTCGGTAACGGCAGCTTTGCGCAGGTGGAAGAGCTGACCCAGCAAATTGCCGACCAGCACGCCGAAAACGAACGTCTGCTGGAGCGCAACCGCGTGCTCGATGCCGAAGTGCTTGAGCTGAAAAAAGGCACGGAGACCGTTGAAGAGCGGGCGCGTCATGAACTGGGCATGGTCAAGGAGGGCGAAACCCTCTACCAGTTGGCCCAATGA
- the ispD gene encoding 2-C-methyl-D-erythritol 4-phosphate cytidylyltransferase, translating to MNTELPAFWAVIPAAGVGARMAADRPKQYLQLGGRTILEHSLGCFLDHPALQGLVVSLAVDDPYWPSLACAADTRIQRADGGSERSGSVLNALLQLNALGASDEDWVLVHDAARPNLSRDDLDKLLGELADDPVGGLLAVPARDTLKRVDKQGRVVETVDRSLIWQAFTPQMFRLGALHRALADSLVADAVITDEASAMEWSGQAPRLIEGRSDNIKVTRPEDLEWLRLRWANRR from the coding sequence ATGAACACCGAGTTACCGGCCTTCTGGGCCGTGATTCCGGCCGCGGGTGTTGGTGCCCGTATGGCCGCCGACCGTCCCAAGCAGTATCTGCAACTGGGCGGGCGCACCATTCTCGAACACAGCCTTGGCTGTTTCCTTGACCACCCTGCGCTGCAAGGGCTGGTGGTCAGTCTTGCGGTTGATGACCCCTACTGGCCCAGCCTGGCGTGTGCCGCCGATACGCGTATTCAGCGTGCGGATGGCGGATCGGAGCGCTCAGGTTCCGTGCTCAATGCGCTGCTTCAGCTCAATGCTCTGGGCGCCAGTGATGAAGATTGGGTGTTGGTGCACGATGCAGCGCGGCCCAATCTGAGCCGTGATGATCTCGACAAGCTATTGGGTGAACTGGCTGACGATCCCGTGGGTGGCCTGCTGGCCGTGCCGGCCCGTGACACCCTCAAGCGCGTCGACAAACAGGGCCGTGTCGTCGAGACCGTCGATCGCAGCCTGATCTGGCAAGCCTTCACGCCCCAGATGTTCCGCCTGGGCGCCTTGCACCGGGCGTTGGCGGACAGCCTGGTGGCCGATGCGGTGATTACCGACGAAGCCTCGGCCATGGAGTGGTCCGGCCAGGCACCACGCCTGATCGAAGGGCGTTCGGACAACATCAAGGTGACGCGGCCGGAAGACCTGGAGTGGCTGCGGTTGCGCTGGGCTAACCGCAGGTAG